AGGGGAAAACAAGAAGAAGCTGGTCTATGAAAGTAAATGCCACCTGTGGGATGATCCGTACCTCTACAGAGTCTGCACTGATGGCTTGCTGAGAAGATGTGTACCCACAGCcgaaggaatgagaatcattgaGAAATGTCATGCGGCACCATATGGGGGACACTATGGTGTGTACCGTACTCAGGCCAAGATTTGGCAAAGcggattcttttggccaaccatgtaCGAAGACACCAAAGACTTCATCTGGAAATGCCGAAGTTGCCAATCCCATGGAGGAATCACTGCAAGAGATGCAATGCCCCTACAGAATAACCTCCAAGTAGAATTATTTAATGTAGGGTTGTAGGTACGGATCGACTGCTccggaactcgatggtgcaaggaatagaaaaatttagacaggttcgggccgcgagttgcgtaataccctacgtcctgtgtggttgtttgtattgccttaggtgttgatgtgtttgagggggtccctgcccgcccttatatatccggggggacatggttacatggaaagtcctagccgagtacagttggagtcctactacaacataatTGGGTAGTTTCCTctgtactacagctagttctacacctattcgagtagttacaagagaggtaaggtacatccatgagttatcccttactctagaacattctatgcctacaagcagtcccgctgccccgggtctgacagataAGTCCTACAGACTTATAACGCGGTGGTCAATATCAAGACATATTCCTTGGTGAAAACACCTCAGTGGTTGCCTTGACACGAGAACATTTTAGGGTTGAATCTCATACCAAGATGAGGAACTAGGTCCAGAGAGGATAGCTCTTAAGACTCACCCGATGGGTTGAAAGGTGTGTACAAGGATAATCTttcatgggtagcgggggtgaaGGTAGAGATAAAGAAAGGCAAAAAGATACGAGGTTGAACATGGTAGCGGGGTCAAGGTAGACgtaacaaaaagaacaatgggcaaattttttttgtaaagaaaaagaTAAACATACAGGACCAACTAGGTTCAAAGAAAGATACAACAATCGTTTCCCAGCAACGACACCAGAAActttgttgggtattttaacatttgcgaataaatccgcaagcgcatgaataccgttgtagctttcacccatgaGTATTCAACAGTATAGTATCCACAGTggacgtgtgtgcactaactcctaacttagtTGGCCCAAGGACACACCAGGATAAGTGgcgaggatagagaggattcctgatgtagcactaaagatgagttaaaggtcgatctatCGAGCAGAATAATTGCTTCGAGCACCGGCTTACCCGTGAAATGGTTAGGAGACTCGgaccaacagctctacgctatatccaaacgtggaggattacaatGGACCGACAGGGCTATAACCACCTGTGACATACCTCTACAAAAcagtgggatataaggcaaacaaaggtaacctTTAGCCTAGACGCCACGtctacgctactgattactatcGTAGCCTGACTACGTCTGATATCCCATAGCAACCTATGACACTCTGTATAAATAAAGAGCAATGAACCTGAAGTAatagaactgatctcactcataACAAAGAACTATGCAAGATAGAAAtcacaaatactaacttacACATACAGAGGAAGCCAACATCTatagaggtacaagcttggaGAAGACAGTCGACAGGCCCGACGCTtctccgaactactcctcaccctcctcctactctatgcactagcctaggcagggcATCGCCTTTGGACTGGAGCACTACATCTTcaagagaagaaggaagaggtcTTGGTGGTGTGTGCGAGGAAGGGGGGAGGAGGCCCTCTTTTATAGCCTTGAGGAGGAGTAGGGGCTACTCCACATCACCCCTTTACAAGGAACCCTTATCCACGGGAgaagaggtggagtaggggctactcctccccgaagtgcacctggacatGTTGCAATCCAGGTTCGGCGGACCCTGTACTGGCTCCTCCCCAGCTCTACATTCCCTGGCctgctgacaggtgggccctgaTCTTATCCTTTTGGTGCATGTGCCTTGGCGTACCCGTTTTGTTTGAtttgtgggcccttcttgtaagtgaGACACGGGTTTAGGAtcttgtgtgtttttttttcttgtgttcacttgtgttttcttcGTAATTCAAtcgtgggtgcctgcagatcacAATTCATGAAAACTCGTTGAACTTGGTTAGATATAAGCCCTACAACTAAAGTTGGTGATGAAATATTATGAAATGTTGTAGGAGTTGACCGTTGATTTTgtgacttaaggaccgtcaacggTGCGCGTTACATTGCTCTAGTACATTTAATGTTTCTAGCGGCCAATCTTCCCTCGCACGCCACCCCGAGGGTTTGGGGGATTAGACTCGGCTGCTTGGTTGGTGCTGGCTTCCCAACCCTGCTAAGCTGGCGAGGGGTCAGGGATATGGCACGTGGCCGGCGGTCACCTGCTGAATGGGTTTCCCGAATTGCTATTCTGCTGAGTGGGCCGTGCCGCATGCGTGGCCGGGAACCGGATCAGCTGACGTTGGGGCTGCTGACATTGGGTCACTGCCAGCGGGCCCAGCgctagtgggccccacatgcAGTGGCTCAAAGTCAGCCACCCCAACTGCAGCGGATCTCAATCCGCGTGGCCGGCCTAAGCAGGGCATCGAGTGAGATTAAGTGTCCATGGGGGCATTCCTTTAAGGGTAGCCGTGGTAGTTGATCCTGACACCTATGTTCTTTTTGAATCATAAAAAAGTTCCAAAGTTTTCTTATTTCAGCATGTGGAATTCCTCAAACTAATCGAACTTGTTCTAATTTTActtgagtaaattgcaccccagGTCCCTAAATTTATCCCACAGTTTAACTTAGGCCCCTAAACTCCATAATCATCCATTTAGGTCCCAAAAAACCGTGTTGAGTGATCCAATTGAGGTCCTAAACGCCTTACGCGAGCTTTCGACACTAATGCGGCATGCCACTGTGGCACCAATATGCAAAGAAAACCCCTCACATTTCACAtcatctctctctcacacacactcaatCTCCCCCTCTACATCTCCATCTCTCCATGGTCTCCTGGTCTCTCCCTCGCAGAACCGGATATGCCGCTCGGCAATCCTTTTTCGTCCTCTCTCGGTGCCTCCCTGATGCGGTTGGCTCACCGACCGGCATGGGTAGTGGAGGCTATGTGGGCGAGACGGCTAGCTTAGGCATTCGCGGCCCCGCGGGCGAGGCTCGCCGgctgggtggcggcggccctaTGGACAAGGCTGCCCGACATGCGTGGCTCATGTAGAGCCGAGCAGTCCTTCGCTCAAGGAGCAGTGGGAGGTGGATGTGGATGGACGTAGAGGCTACCGGCAGTGGCGGCGAAGGTGGAGATACTTTCTTTTGCAGCTCGCTGAGGCCACCGACAGCCGAAGCAGGGGAGGACGTGCGGTGAGTGGAGCGTAGAGAGGATGGCCCCCTCTCACGGCAGCTGCTCCGCCCTAGCAGCCGCCAAGGACTTGATGATGAAGGGTGCACCTGAGGCCTTGTTGGCTGCGAGCGACACCACCATGCACGATGAGCCACGATCGAGCGTGTGGATGCGCGTCCGCTAGCCGCTGTTGCCATGGTGCtccaccccctctccctccctgtcGCAGTTGGCTCACAGGCCGCCCTGGGTAGCGGAGGAGGCCCGCCAGCCTGCCTAGGCGTCAACGACCCCGCGAGTGAGGCTCGCCGTACTCCGCGGCTGAGTCCCTCCCCAGGCTGACAGCTCCTTGCTTGCGAGGCCAGCGTTCAAGCCGGCACAGCCACCCTAGCCGGCCATGGCATGAGTTGCCGCCGACCTCCTCCATTCCCCAAACACTGTTGTTCGTTGGCTCACACGGGGTCGGCACAACCGCACTGGCCGGCAATAGTCAGAGCCGCCGCCAAGGCCTTCGTAGAAGGTGCAGGGGCGACGTCAGCTAGGCagcgagagagaggggggaggggggggggggggaggagaggagtggACTGAAAAGTAAAAGATGAAAAAATGGGGGGGGGGTTGCATTTGTATATTTTCACCATGGTGGCATGCCATGTCAGCACTAAACGCTGTGTGGCACATCTGGGATGTACCCTTTTACACTGTTTGGGGATCCAAATCAATGATTTGAAAGTTTAGGGATTAGGTGAAACTACGGGAAAGTCTGGGAACCTATCTTGAACTTCTTTTTAAAATGTGTTTCGGCATAAGCGGAACTTCTTTTTTTCAATGACATGATACTTGCTTAAACCTTCCATTTTCTCAATTCCGGAGATAAACATGCGACTCGCTCAAATCATTTAGATTATATGAAATCTGCTAAAAACTTGGAACTTTCTATTTGCTGAGTGCTGACCTCGAAGACTCGAAACGAAGTCTGCTAATTCACGAGCGCGAGTCGGTATGGAACCTAGCGGTTGATTTCCAACAAGCATTAACTCTTTCTTTTCATCGAATCACCCGCGCACGTACGGACCATTCGCGTTTTCTTTCGCTGATAGGGAAATGCACCTGTGCCATCATGGTTTCATTTGAGCACATCGGTGCTCGTGAACTAGCAGACCTCCCGGCTCGGCTCTGCTAATCAGTGCGGGCCGGCCTGCCTGGAGGGTTAGAGCAGGGCTAATGGTTTCACCAGTTGCCGGCTAAATGGAAGTGCCAAGCCCATAAAACAGCCCGCACATATAAGAGCAAGATTAATAGAGTCGCCGGCTCACGGGCGCCTCGCGCGCACGCGAGCGGTCTCGGGGGTGGTCGCGGGCCCCATAAGTTTTCAATGCTCTATGCAGGACAGCAGCAAACGTGGAAGCCTTGGAGCGGACCGACGTGGAAGCCTTGGAGCGGACCGACGTGGAAGCCGGCTGGGCATTGCGCCCGCTTTTCGTCAGCACTTGACGAGACGGCTGCACTCCTCTTTCCTATTCTTTCTCTCCCACGTCAAACGTTGCTGACATGTCTTTCCCATTCGACTGCTGATGTAGtgctataatacttgctctaatagGTTGGCTATTAGACTGGCTGAGAAGAGAGTAGTAATAATGATAGAGTATTAATACTTGCATATGCATACGATCAGCTGTGGTATACATCTTTGTAGCCATTCATCAAGCAACAAAATAAGATCATCCAGTCTCACACTAGCCATACCAAAAGCATAGTTCGTTAACTTCTTAATAACAGGTTATGTTGAAACAAACATTGCACACATAACCTGATGGCATATGGTACCATGACACCAATACTTAAGCATTACAGAAGTCTTATGAATAAAACATGAAGCCAAACAAGGTTTCTGGCATACAAGCCATTGATTAATGATCTAAACGACGACTAAACGACGACAAAGGCACAATAAAGGTTGGATCCTTGGTAGAGCAGAGCAGCCAACGCATTTCCATCCAGTCAGGAGCAGCACTGCAAGTTAAGAAGAACTAAAATATGAGTACAGGAATCCAGTATGGAGTGGAGGAGGGTGCCATGGATTGCTGTGGATATGAAGGGAACCAAGCACCAGAGGCAAACATGGAAGGGGTGGTGGGTGCCATGGATTGTTGTTTCGCCGTTGGGGAACCAAGCACCAGAGGCAACCAAGCACCCGTTGGGGAAGGAACGGACTGAACCCCTGGGGAAGGAACGGACTGAGCCCCAAGCGACGGGATCTCCATTGGCGCCGGTGCGGAGGTCCTCTTGGATGGCCAAGGCATCTCGCAGGGAAGAGGGCCGGCGGTGGTTCAGTTACCTAGGGTTTGGAGAGGCGATTGGGGATGAACCGGATTGGGGATTTGAGGATTAAATCGAAGGGAGATCGATTTGGCGCGCAGGAGACTGTTTTGGTGGGAGGATCAGTGTAGATTGGAGCAAGGGAGGCAGGGAGGAGCAGGggatcgggaggaggaagaactcGCCTGTTAAATCACCATCAGCAGGCGGAGAGCGGAAGACTGAGTCTCGGTTCCGGCGCCTGGGTCGAGCGACTCACGAAAGGCCAGCTTGTTTCTCTCTCTCGTTTTCTCTCCCCTCCACGTCGATTTTTTCTTACGTGGCATGCTGTTTCGCCGGCTGACTCGGCATCATTATACTTGCTCATACAGGTGCTCGATTTCAGACATGTACGTGCATAGCTTATTTCAGATAACTATAAAATAAACTTTTTAGCATAATTTGTTGGATGATAATTTCTCGGCACATCTTCTGTGATGTGCATAATTTTTACCGATAACTTTTATAGAATAATTTTTAGGGTCCCCAATTTTTAACATAACTTTCACGAGTTGTACAATTTTTACTCGTAACTCTTTCAGCCTACATGCTGAAGGAAAATTCTAAACATAACTTCCATGCAAATGTTATCAGAAAAATTTTCTCACACAATTTTGATGCATAAGTTCGGCATGCGTGTGTAAAGATTACAACTTCTCAATATAACTTTTAAGCATACTTTGTACAAAATATTTATCAGAAGAACATCTCGGAAACACAACGTAATGAAGGTAAAAAAGATCGAAAACAGAAAAAAGAGAATACTAGGTATCACAAAATGTAAAGGAAAAAATTAGAAAGGaatgaaaaaaagaaagtaATTGATACCGAGGTACATCACTTTGGTGTGTGCTGATATTAATTAACTCTATTAATAATAGAGTTTGAAATTAAATACATAGAAGTTTGTGTTGAGACCCTCACTTAAATATGCAATTGGTATAAGCATATAGATTCGAACGAAACGATATGGTTTCTTTATATCCTATACGCACACGAATCGCGATTACGTAGCTTGTTCCTTATAAAAATCTGTCAACACCCGATTGTAATTGGATTTGAGGGAAGATGCTTCATGCCGAAAAGAAAAGACAGAAGGGATAGAAAAGCAGTTGTACGGCCCTATTTAAATTCATAAAgtcaaaatacaaaatttttataaattgcttgcatggtgtattaaatatagtcgaaaaataaatcgcattacacaaatggactgtaaatcataagacgaatataatgagcctaattaggacgtgattagacactaaattactacagtaatactacaataAACATGttttaatgatggattaattagactcattagattcgtctcgtagtttacagacgagatcggtaattagttttgtgattaatctacatttaatatttcaaatgttaaaaatttcctttcaaaaatctaaaaatgcaaaatgcatCTAAACCAGCATCCGGATCGATCGCTGCAATGTTTGCTAACGCTAGCTTGATGGATTGGATTTGGTCGAAACCACCCACGGCCATTTGGCCTCCCTTTCAAACCCAGTTGTCTGCTTTCCCCTTCCCCACCCGAAATGGCGGAAACCCCCGCCGCCACGACGGAGTACGAGCGCCGGCGGCAGGAGAATATCGTCCGCAACAAGGCCATCCTCGCCCAGCTCCGCCGCGACGCTGCCGACGTCTCCGCCCTCTTCGCCACCCCCGCCCGCCCCAAGAAGCAGCCCCGGCCGACcccgcccgcccccgccggcccccCACGCCGCTCCGGCCGCACGCGCCTCCAGCCGCTGCTGCCGTCCTCCGCCGCTGCGCTCCCTTCCGCACGCCTCAAGCCCCGGCCCTCCCACTTCCCCATCGCCGACGTGTTCGTCGCCAAGGCCGTGACTGACGCCTCGGCGCCgctcacctcctccatcctcgccGCGTCCTGGCCGCCCGAGGGTGGGTTTCGCGCGGCGAGCGAGGGGTTCGACCCCGGCGAGGAGCTGGTGCTGAGACCGGGGAATGTGAGGAAGCTGGCGACGACCGTGATTGCAGTGGCGCGGGTGCTGCCGCTGGCGGACCGCACGGTGGTCGCCGCAGGGACAATGCAGGGGCATCTCGTGTTCTGGGACGCGGATGGCCCCGCGCTGGAGCCTCGACTGTGCCAACCATACGGTACCCGCGGTGCTTCCGACGGCGTGTTCATGTACCACCCGCACACAGGATCCGTTGCGGGGATTACGGCTCACCCCTCTGCTCCAAGGAAGGTGATGCCGACTTCCTCCATTCCACTAGCATGGTTGGTTATGTGTAGCGGCGCTTGCTCTGTCCATGTTTGTAGCATGACCACGCTATTACCTGAAATGTAGTGGCGCAGTGCTAACTGTGTGTTCTTTTGTGTTGTTTGTCTTAAGTAATCCTGATACAACGAAATAGTGAAGATGAAAGCATGTTGTGCTTATGTGATTTTAATGTCTGAAAGTGATGTCGCAATATTATAATCAGTAATTTTCCTGGTAATTTTGAAGTACATTTGAAATCCATATGCTACTTTATGTAGTCATATATTTAATGAGTTGAATTGGGAGGACTGCTGACCCACTTTTCATGTGTATATTGGGATGCTCTTCTTTAGCAGTAAAGattagtttcttttcttttggttcTCATGTTATTCAGCATTGTTTGCCACTGTGCCTTCATATTGACTATTTTGTCTTCCAGATATACAGCTGTACCCATGATGGTGACGTTTGTCTCATGGACGTGGAGAAGGAGATTTTCAATGCAATATATCTGTGCGACTATCCTGCATTCTCCCTTTGCCAAGCACCAGATAATGCCACTTGTTTGTATTTTGGTGAAGGGAATGGGCAGCTTAAGGCTTTCGATGAGAGAGTGGGTAAAGTCTCAAGCAAGTGGCTAATGCATCATGATTGCATTGGCTCCATAGACTTTAATCCAGAGAACCCAAATATACTTGCAACTAGTTCATTGGACAGTACGGCTTGTTTATGGGATTTAAGAAACATGAAAGTGCTGAAACCAGAGAGCTTGAAGGTTGTCAAACATGAACATAGTGTGCGTTCAGCTTATTTCTCACCAAGCGGGAGCTTTCTTGCGACAACAAGGTTTTACTTTTCATAAAGTTCATTCAATCTCCATATAATGCATCTGTGGGATGTGATTTGTGATTCAATTATCTCCGGCTGGACGTATTTGTCCACCACATTACTGCTAGAATGTCATTCAAATGGTCATGTGGCATATGATTCATTTTTTGTGTGCTTCCTTTGATAGAATCGTGGTTTACCCATTGTCCTAGCATAACTACATACAGATATCTAACAAACTCTCATCTGTGCAGTCATTTTAATACTGTTGGAATTTTAAGTGTCCGCAACTTCAACAATTCATGCTTTCAACAGCATTCTTGTCCTTCAACAACATTCAGGTATGACATCGCAGTTTACTTGTTTCTTTATCTGGAAATACTCcattcgttccaaattataattcttttttggcttttctagataaaCAGTACTTCCTATGTATCTGGATATGgcatatatctagatgcatagcaaatgTCATGTGTCTAAAAAAAAGCCAAAATGATCTATAATTTCATTAAtttgtgttagagtgtgttgATATGAGTCATTAGTGGGTCATTAGTATTGGCTGTTTGGGCCTAATGGGCTGCGCCGCTCAGGGCTATGCGCCCTGGTCCAGCGTGCGTCGGCACCCCTGGTGCCATAGGGTTTTGTGTTGATTGTGTTGTAATAGGCAAGGATCTCCTAGATTGGATGTTTCCCTTTAAACCCTAGCTGATCCTTGCCTATATAATGTAACCTTCTGTTCATTGGAATACAATCTACAATTTCCCATACCAATACTTTCCTTCATGGTATCATGAGTCCCGGTATCCATCCCGCCTCACCTTCCGCAACCCTAGGCGTGCGCCGCCCTGGCTGCACCCCTCCTTCCCTCTACGGCAGACCTTCAGCTCGCCATGGCCGGTATCACCGAGCTTCCCGGCGCGACCCCCGTCGCCGCCTCTCCCAGCGAGACCGATGCCGACGCCTCCAAACGCACTGCTGCAGAGCACGCCGCGGAGGCCGAGCGCCTGAAGGCTGAGCATGCCGCTGCCCTCGAGCGCGCCACGAAGGctgaggaggaggccgccgctgcAGTACGCGACGCTGATCGCGCACGCGCCGCCCTTGACCGCGCAGCAaaggagcgcgccgccgctgagGAGTCGTCTCGCGGCGACGACCCCTCTGGAGATGACGCCAGCCACGCCTCCAAGCCCTATGCCGGCAGTCAGGATCTCCAGGACGCCCTCCTCCACGAGGCTGCGGCCATCATGAATTTGCACGTCCAAGCCGTCGGCATATAGAACATTCGCGGCCTCGTTCCCATCTTCCTCGACTTCTCGGCGGACAACTACTCGCGCTAGCGCGAGTCCTTCCTCCTCACCCTCGGCAAGTTCTCTTTGCAGGATCACATCCTGTATGATGTTCCTGCCCCTGCCATCCCTGACTGGATCCGCATGGACTGCGTGATGTTGTCATGGATCCATGGCACCGTCTCCACCGACATTGCTGATGCCCTAGATTGCGGCtgcaccgcgcgcgccgcctggCTCGCCGTCCAGGACCAGTTCCTCGGGAACAAGGAGCATCGCGCACTCTACCTCGATGCTGACTTCCGCGACTTCAGTCAAGGCGACCTCACCATCAATGATTACTGCTCCCAGTTCAAGAAGGCCGAGAAGCTCTATGATCTTGGTGAGAACATCACGGATCGCACTCTCGTCCTCAACATTCTCAAGCGTGGTCGGCCCTTCCCCACCTACGTTGACGCCAAGGTCGAGCTGCTCATGGAGGAGCTCTCCCTCAAGCATcgctccgccgcccccgctACTGCCCTAGTGGCGGCTGCCGCGGCTGCTCCCGCCCCTGTTCCCTCGGCTCCCTCTACGGCGACATCTGGAGTCGgcggcaagcagcagcagcgccgcggcAAGCGCAGCGGCCAGAAGAACAAGACCAGCGGTTCCAGTACCTCTTCAGCCGCCGGCCAGAAGACTTCTGGCGCTCCCCAGGGCTGGCCATCCTTCTACAATCCCTGGATGGGGACTATACAGATGTGGCCAGGCCCTCGTCCACCTCTGGCGCCCAACCCGTCAGCACCGCAGCAGCCACAACACCAGCAGCCCCATGCGCTGGACGCGCAGCAGCACTAGCAAGTGCCTGTGGTGCCCTACCAGCAGGCCGCCGGCACTGCACAGTGGGCTTCTCCCGCGCCCGGGTTCTACAACCCGCTGGTGGGGTCCCCCACCTGGGATCAGCGCTCCCTCGCCTCTGCCTTTAGCACTATGACGGTGAATCCGCCCTCCAGCGGCGAATGGTACTTCAACTCCGAGGCTTCTTCTCACATGGCTTCCGACGCCGGTATCCTCTCTCGCTCAACCACTCGGTCTTCCTTTCCTTCCTCAATTATTGTCGGTAACGGGTCCCTTGTTCCCGTCACTTCCACTGGTTATACTGCCCTGCCAGGTTCCATCCAGCTTCACAATGTTCTTGTTTCGCC
The Panicum virgatum strain AP13 chromosome 6N, P.virgatum_v5, whole genome shotgun sequence genome window above contains:
- the LOC120679262 gene encoding DNA damage-binding protein cmr1-like isoform X1, whose translation is MAETPAATTEYERRRQENIVRNKAILAQLRRDAADVSALFATPARPKKQPRPTPPAPAGPPRRSGRTRLQPLLPSSAAALPSARLKPRPSHFPIADVFVAKAVTDASAPLTSSILAASWPPEGGFRAASEGFDPGEELVLRPGNVRKLATTVIAVARVLPLADRTVVAAGTMQGHLVFWDADGPALEPRLCQPYGTRGASDGVFMYHPHTGSVAGITAHPSAPRKIYSCTHDGDVCLMDVEKEIFNAIYLCDYPAFSLCQAPDNATCLYFGEGNGQLKAFDERVGKVSSKWLMHHDCIGSIDFNPENPNILATSSLDSTACLWDLRNMKVLKPESLKVVKHEHSVRSAYFSPSGSFLATTSHFNTVGILSVRNFNNSCFQQHSCPSTTFRASWGFNDSELLLGTERDLQITSIDLINDSISTSCKARLESEYMNEAPGLFSVHPYRVGHLACVGRNKVFLWTPEQDTEEDMPCLTH
- the LOC120679262 gene encoding DNA damage-binding protein cmr1-like isoform X2; this encodes MAETPAATTEYERRRQENIVRNKAILAQLRRDAADVSALFATPARPKKQPRPTPPAPAGPPRRSGRTRLQPLLPSSAAALPSARLKPRPSHFPIADVFVAKAVTDASAPLTSSILAASWPPEGGFRAASEGFDPGEELVLRPGNVRKLATTVIAVARVLPLADRTVVAAGTMQGHLVFWDADGPALEPRLCQPYGTRGASDGVFMYHPHTGSVAGITAHPSAPRKIYSCTHDGDVCLMDVEKEIFNAIYLCDYPAFSLCQAPDNATCLYFGEGNGQLKAFDERVGKVSSKWLMHHDCIGSIDFNPENPNILATSSLDSTACLWDLRNMKVLKPESLKVVKHEHSVRSAYFSPSGSFLATTSHFNTVGILSVRNFNNSCFQQHSCPSTTFRASWGFNDSELLLGTERDLQITSIDLINDSISTSCKARLESVDALVYSRVQTEDQRALDELMIGRPDDHLMC
- the LOC120679262 gene encoding DNA damage-binding protein cmr1-like isoform X4, which codes for MAETPAATTEYERRRQENIVRNKAILAQLRRDAADVSALFATPARPKKQPRPTPPAPAGPPRRSGRTRLQPLLPSSAAALPSARLKPRPSHFPIADVFVAKAVTDASAPLTSSILAASWPPEGGFRAASEGFDPGEELVLRPGNVRKLATTVIAVARVLPLADRTVVAAGTMQGHLVFWDADGPALEPRLCQPYGTRGASDGVFMYHPHTGSVAGITAHPSAPRKIYSCTHDGDVCLMDVEKEIFNAIYLCDYPAFSLCQAPDNATCLYFGEGNGQLKAFDERVGKVSSKWLMHHDCIGSIDFNPENPNILATSSLDSTACLWDLRNMKVLKPESLKVVKHEHSVRSAYFSPSGSFLATTSHFNTVGILSVRNFNNSCFQQHSCPSTTFSVGGGDPIGAKGVASMELTIGSKTIATTFFVFEVQGQAGDLMTPNFSLEPKGTYKSPLLI
- the LOC120679262 gene encoding DNA damage-binding protein cmr1-like isoform X3, with amino-acid sequence MAETPAATTEYERRRQENIVRNKAILAQLRRDAADVSALFATPARPKKQPRPTPPAPAGPPRRSGRTRLQPLLPSSAAALPSARLKPRPSHFPIADVFVAKAVTDASAPLTSSILAASWPPEGGFRAASEGFDPGEELVLRPGNVRKLATTVIAVARVLPLADRTVVAAGTMQGHLVFWDADGPALEPRLCQPYGTRGASDGVFMYHPHTGSVAGITAHPSAPRKIYSCTHDGDVCLMDVEKEIFNAIYLCDYPAFSLCQAPDNATCLYFGEGNGQLKAFDERVGKVSSKWLMHHDCIGSIDFNPENPNILATSSLDSTACLWDLRNMKVLKPESLKVVKHEHSVRSAYFSPSGSFLATTSHFNTVGILSVRNFNNSCFQQHSCPSTTFRASWGFNDSELLLGTERDLQITSIDLINDSISTSCKARLEIQALMHWSTPESRLRIRGLLMS